A genomic region of Azoarcus sp. KH32C contains the following coding sequences:
- a CDS encoding helicase HerA-like domain-containing protein has product MVEPLLIAKNAAKEIHLLPRLANRHGLITGATGTGKTVTLQKMAESFSAIGVPVFMADVKGDLSGIGAAGVASEKLLQRLAAIGIEDFTPRANPVVFWDVFGVGGHPVRATISDMGPLLLARLLNLNETQSGVLQLVFKVADDNGLLLLDLKDLRAMVQHVGDNAKTFTTEYGNVSAASIGAIQRGLLTLEQEGGEQFFGEPMLDLADLMQTDADGRGVVNVLAAEKLYQSPKLYSTFLLWMLSELFEQLPEVGDVDKPKLVFFFDEAHLLFNDAPQALVDKVEQVVRLIRSKGVGVYFVTQNPLDVPDTVLGQLGNRVQHALRAFTPRDQKAVKTAAETMRPNPAFDAAAAITELGVGEALISFLDDKGRPEMVERAVVIAPASRLGPLTAEERNAAIRGSVLYGHYEQQLDRESAYEKLRGKAATAPGPAAGAPAGGGSAGGGSGGEGGGVLGGMSDILFGSTGPRGGRREGLVEVAAKTVVRTIGSSIGREIMRGVLGSLLGGSGSRRR; this is encoded by the coding sequence ATGGTCGAACCCCTGCTCATCGCGAAGAACGCCGCCAAGGAAATCCACCTGTTGCCGCGGCTCGCGAACCGCCACGGACTGATCACCGGCGCGACCGGCACCGGCAAGACGGTGACCTTGCAGAAGATGGCGGAATCGTTTTCCGCGATCGGCGTGCCCGTCTTCATGGCCGACGTGAAGGGCGACCTGTCGGGCATCGGCGCGGCCGGTGTCGCGTCCGAGAAGCTGCTGCAGCGGCTCGCGGCGATCGGCATCGAGGACTTCACGCCGCGCGCGAACCCCGTGGTCTTCTGGGACGTGTTCGGTGTCGGCGGTCATCCGGTGCGCGCGACGATCTCGGACATGGGGCCCTTGTTGCTCGCGCGCCTGCTGAATCTGAATGAAACGCAGTCCGGCGTGCTGCAGCTCGTGTTCAAGGTCGCCGACGACAACGGCCTGCTGCTCCTGGATCTGAAGGACTTGCGGGCGATGGTCCAGCATGTCGGCGATAACGCGAAGACCTTCACAACCGAATACGGCAACGTGTCGGCCGCATCAATCGGCGCGATCCAGCGCGGGCTCCTCACGCTGGAACAGGAGGGCGGCGAGCAGTTCTTCGGCGAGCCGATGCTCGATCTCGCCGACCTGATGCAGACCGACGCGGACGGCCGCGGCGTCGTCAACGTCCTCGCCGCCGAGAAGCTCTACCAGTCACCCAAGCTTTACTCGACCTTCCTGCTGTGGATGCTGTCGGAACTCTTCGAGCAGTTGCCCGAAGTCGGCGACGTCGACAAGCCCAAGCTCGTGTTCTTCTTCGACGAGGCGCATCTGCTCTTCAACGACGCCCCGCAGGCCCTCGTCGACAAGGTCGAACAGGTCGTGCGCCTGATCCGCTCGAAGGGTGTCGGCGTCTATTTCGTGACGCAGAATCCGCTCGACGTGCCGGACACGGTGCTCGGGCAGCTTGGCAACCGCGTCCAGCACGCGCTGCGCGCCTTCACGCCGCGCGACCAGAAGGCAGTGAAGACGGCAGCCGAGACGATGCGGCCGAATCCGGCCTTCGACGCTGCGGCGGCGATCACCGAGCTCGGCGTCGGCGAGGCCCTGATTTCCTTCCTCGACGACAAGGGCCGCCCGGAGATGGTCGAACGCGCCGTCGTCATCGCGCCGGCCTCCCGCCTCGGGCCGCTGACCGCAGAAGAGCGCAATGCGGCGATCCGCGGCTCGGTGCTCTACGGCCACTACGAGCAGCAGCTCGACCGCGAGTCGGCCTATGAGAAGCTGCGCGGCAAGGCGGCCACTGCGCCCGGTCCTGCGGCCGGAGCGCCGGCAGGTGGTGGGTCGGCCGGTGGTGGGTCGGGCGGGGAGGGCGGTGGTGTGCTGGGCGGCATGAGCGACATCCTGTTCGGCTCCACCGGGCCGCGCGGCGGACGGCGCGAGGGCCTCGTCGAGGTCGCCGCAAAGACCGTCGTGCGCACCATCGGCAGCTCCATCGGGCGCGAGATCATGCGCGGCGTGCTCGGTTCGCTGCTTGGCGGCAGTGGCAGTCGGCGACGCTGA
- a CDS encoding DMT family transporter, which yields MSPIPIARSGNGTGLLFAVLGAVGFSFKAILVKLAYQYRVDAETLLALRMGLSLPFFVVMGVVADRRARHRLEGRDWLWMGGLGFCGYYLASYLDFLGLRYITAALERLILFLYPTLVIVLSALFLGKPIGRRAMMALGLCYLGIGLAVGHDLHIAGEAADVLLGFALVFGSALSYALYLMGNGEVVGRLGSMRVTAFATMIACVLCIGQFVILRPLSALDLPWQVYALGLAMALFSTVAPVWLVSEAISRLGAGPVSLTGTLGPVITIFLGWLLLDETIGGGQVAGAALVIVGVLVMARRK from the coding sequence ATGAGCCCAATCCCCATCGCCCGATCGGGCAACGGGACAGGATTGCTGTTCGCGGTGCTCGGCGCCGTCGGCTTTTCCTTCAAGGCGATCCTCGTCAAGCTCGCCTACCAATACCGCGTCGATGCCGAAACGCTGCTCGCGCTGCGCATGGGGCTGTCGCTGCCTTTCTTCGTCGTGATGGGCGTCGTCGCCGACCGCCGCGCGCGACATCGGCTTGAGGGGCGCGACTGGCTGTGGATGGGCGGGCTCGGCTTCTGCGGCTACTACCTCGCGAGTTATCTCGACTTCCTCGGCCTGCGCTATATCACCGCGGCGCTCGAACGCCTGATCCTCTTCCTGTACCCGACCCTCGTGATCGTGCTGTCGGCGCTCTTCCTCGGCAAGCCGATCGGCCGGCGGGCGATGATGGCGCTCGGCCTGTGCTACCTCGGCATCGGTCTCGCGGTCGGGCACGACCTGCATATCGCGGGCGAGGCGGCGGACGTGCTGCTCGGTTTCGCGCTCGTGTTCGGCAGTGCGCTGTCTTATGCGCTCTACCTGATGGGCAACGGCGAGGTCGTCGGTCGCCTGGGTTCGATGCGCGTGACGGCCTTTGCGACGATGATCGCCTGCGTGCTGTGCATCGGCCAGTTCGTGATCCTGCGTCCGCTCTCGGCGCTCGACCTGCCGTGGCAGGTTTATGCATTGGGGCTCGCGATGGCGCTCTTCTCGACGGTCGCGCCGGTGTGGCTCGTGTCGGAGGCGATCAGCCGCCTCGGCGCCGGCCCGGTGTCGCTGACCGGCACGTTGGGGCCGGTGATCACGATCTTCCTCGGCTGGCTGCTGCTCGACGAGACGATCGGCGGCGGGCAGGTCGCCGGCGCGGCGCTGGTGATCGTCGGCGTGCTGGTGATGGCGCGGCGCAAATGA
- a CDS encoding DUF2182 domain-containing protein — MPRSLHRNATTLSVGLLIALAWFALWAWERSPYARYLHHGELAGFVEGNELEVVLEQGALYIAGWLLMTCAMMLPTAVPLIQAFERMTAQRDDRRRLVALVIAGYLGVWLVFGVAAHLFDFGLHELFEHIAWLQTNPWVFGAAPLLLAGLFQFSELKYRCLDRCRAPVGFIFQHWRGGGAGGQSFAIGAHHGLFCVGCCWALMLLMFAVGTGNIGWMLALGTIMAIEKNHPRGRLLGEPLGVALIAWGTAIAFEHAWTWQ; from the coding sequence ATGCCACGCAGCCTTCATCGCAACGCCACCACGCTCAGCGTCGGTCTCCTGATCGCGCTGGCGTGGTTTGCGTTGTGGGCATGGGAACGTTCGCCCTACGCCCGCTACCTGCATCACGGGGAGTTGGCGGGATTCGTCGAGGGAAACGAACTCGAAGTGGTGCTCGAGCAGGGGGCGCTCTATATCGCCGGCTGGCTGCTGATGACCTGCGCGATGATGCTGCCGACGGCCGTGCCGCTGATCCAGGCCTTCGAGCGCATGACTGCGCAGCGCGACGACCGCCGCCGGCTGGTGGCGCTGGTCATTGCCGGCTACCTCGGCGTCTGGTTGGTCTTCGGCGTCGCCGCCCACCTCTTCGACTTCGGCCTGCATGAACTCTTCGAGCACATCGCCTGGCTGCAGACCAATCCCTGGGTCTTCGGCGCGGCGCCGCTGCTGCTGGCCGGGCTGTTCCAGTTCTCCGAGCTGAAATACCGCTGCCTCGACCGCTGCCGGGCCCCGGTCGGCTTCATCTTCCAGCACTGGCGCGGCGGAGGCGCGGGCGGCCAGTCGTTCGCGATCGGCGCGCATCACGGCCTCTTCTGCGTCGGCTGCTGCTGGGCGCTGATGCTGCTGATGTTCGCGGTCGGCACGGGCAACATCGGCTGGATGCTCGCGCTTGGCACGATCATGGCGATCGAGAAGAACCATCCGCGCGGGCGTCTGCTGGGCGAGCCGCTCGGGGTCGCGCTGATCGCGTGGGGAACGGCGATCGCGTTCGAGCACGCCTGGACGTGGCAATGA
- a CDS encoding DUF1326 domain-containing protein, whose translation MAYRIEGKLLEVCTCKAICPCWIGDDPDGGTCEGTLAWHIDKGAVGGTDVSGLTFGMLAHIPGNVFSGNWRALAFVDERASPAQEEALLSVFTGKLGGPIADLAKLVGEVIGVERVPIQFDVEQGSGHLRLGNKVEAVLESARGPDGRPTVMSDTVFSTIPGSPAYIGRAPKYWAKSEGLGIDVDLSGYNSVQGNFVFEG comes from the coding sequence ATGGCTTACCGGATCGAAGGGAAACTGCTCGAGGTGTGCACCTGCAAGGCGATATGCCCGTGCTGGATCGGCGACGACCCTGACGGCGGAACCTGCGAAGGCACGCTCGCCTGGCATATTGACAAAGGCGCGGTCGGCGGCACGGATGTGTCGGGCCTGACGTTCGGCATGCTCGCGCACATCCCCGGCAACGTCTTCAGTGGGAACTGGCGCGCACTCGCCTTCGTCGACGAGCGGGCGAGCCCGGCCCAAGAAGAGGCATTGCTGTCGGTATTCACCGGCAAGCTGGGAGGCCCGATCGCCGACCTTGCAAAACTGGTCGGCGAGGTGATCGGGGTCGAGCGCGTCCCCATCCAGTTCGACGTCGAACAGGGCTCCGGCCACCTGCGCCTGGGCAACAAGGTCGAGGCGGTGCTCGAGAGCGCTCGCGGTCCGGACGGACGGCCGACGGTGATGAGCGACACGGTCTTCTCGACCATTCCCGGCTCGCCCGCCTACATCGGCCGCGCACCGAAGTACTGGGCCAAGTCCGAAGGTCTCGGCATAGACGTGGACCTCAGCGGCTACAACTCGGTCCAGGGCAACTTCGTCTTCGAAGGCTGA
- a CDS encoding CZB domain-containing protein has translation MDHLIYKMEVYKTASGHSEKRPDEFSSHHKCRLGKWYYEGGGKRFAGLPAYRRLEAPHARVHESGRRALERLQSGQSDSGLQDIAAMEAASIEVLNCLQGIADGARSV, from the coding sequence ATGGACCACTTGATCTACAAGATGGAGGTCTACAAGACTGCCTCCGGCCATTCGGAGAAGCGCCCGGACGAATTTTCGAGCCACCACAAGTGCCGGCTTGGCAAGTGGTATTACGAAGGCGGCGGCAAGCGCTTTGCGGGGCTGCCGGCGTACCGGCGCCTCGAAGCGCCGCATGCGCGCGTGCATGAGAGCGGCCGGCGCGCGCTGGAACGCCTACAGTCGGGTCAGAGCGATTCCGGTTTGCAGGACATCGCCGCGATGGAAGCGGCGAGCATCGAGGTGCTGAACTGTCTGCAGGGCATCGCGGACGGCGCGAGGTCGGTGTAA
- the metF gene encoding methylenetetrahydrofolate reductase [NAD(P)H], with translation MAKPELSIEFFPPQTPEGAQKLRDTCRKLATLKPSFFSVTYGAGGSTRERTFATVREIAADGFEAAPHLSCIGSTRASIREILAEYAAAGIRRIVALRGDLPSGVGDPGEFRYANELVEFIRNETGDRFHLEVAAYPEWHPQAKSPKDDLLAFKRKADAGANSAITQYFYNFDAYAHFVESVRAMGVELPIVPGIMPIVSFSKLARFSDACGAELPRWMRKKFEAFGDDAESIRAFGLDVVTELCERLIAAGAPGLHFYSMNQAGLTTAICERLKLGC, from the coding sequence ATGGCCAAACCCGAACTTTCGATCGAATTCTTCCCGCCCCAGACGCCGGAAGGTGCGCAGAAGCTGCGCGACACCTGCCGCAAGCTCGCCACGTTGAAGCCGAGCTTCTTCTCGGTGACCTACGGGGCCGGCGGCTCGACGCGCGAACGCACCTTCGCGACGGTCAGGGAAATCGCCGCCGACGGCTTCGAAGCCGCGCCGCACCTGTCGTGCATCGGCTCGACCCGCGCGAGCATCCGCGAGATCCTCGCCGAGTACGCCGCGGCCGGCATCCGCCGCATCGTCGCGCTGCGCGGCGACCTACCCTCGGGCGTCGGCGATCCGGGCGAATTCCGCTACGCCAACGAGCTGGTGGAATTCATCCGCAATGAGACCGGCGACCGCTTCCACCTCGAAGTGGCGGCCTACCCGGAATGGCACCCGCAGGCAAAGAGCCCGAAGGACGACCTCCTCGCCTTCAAGCGCAAGGCCGACGCCGGGGCGAACTCCGCGATCACGCAGTACTTCTACAACTTCGACGCCTACGCGCATTTCGTCGAGTCGGTGCGCGCGATGGGCGTCGAGCTGCCGATCGTGCCCGGCATCATGCCGATCGTGAGCTTCTCCAAGCTCGCACGCTTCTCGGATGCGTGCGGCGCCGAACTGCCGCGCTGGATGCGCAAGAAGTTCGAAGCCTTCGGCGACGACGCGGAGTCGATCCGCGCCTTCGGCCTCGACGTCGTGACGGAACTCTGCGAGCGCCTGATCGCGGCCGGCGCACCCGGCCTGCACTTCTACAGCATGAACCAGGCCGGTCTCACGACCGCGATCTGCGAGCGGCTGAAGCTCGGCTGCTGA
- the ahcY gene encoding adenosylhomocysteinase has product MNTVAENFTDFVVADLKLADWGRKEIRIAETEMPGLMAIREEFAASQPLKGARITGSLHMTIQTAVLIETLTALGAEVRWASCNIFSTQDHAAAAIAAQGIPVFAVKGESLADYWDYTHRIFEWPANGNEGIYSNMILDDGGDATLLLHLGAKAEQDISVLAKPGSEEETILFAAIRAKLATDPTWYSTRLGQIKGVTEETTTGVHRLYQMHARGDLKFPAINVNDSVTKSKFDNLYGCRESLVDGIKRATDVMIAGKVAVVCGYGDVGKGSAQALRALSAQVWVTEIDPICALQAAMEGYRVVTMEYAAAHADIFVTTTGNFHVITHDHMVKMKDQAIVCNIGHFDNEIDVASLEKYQWEEIKPQVDHVIFPDGKRIILLAKGRLVNLGCATGHPSYVMSSSFANQTIAQIELFTRTADYPVGVYTLPKHLDEKVARLQLRKLNVQLTELTDQQAAYIGVPKEGPYKSAHYRY; this is encoded by the coding sequence ATGAACACTGTGGCTGAAAACTTCACCGACTTCGTTGTTGCCGACCTCAAGCTTGCCGACTGGGGCCGCAAGGAAATCCGCATCGCGGAAACCGAAATGCCGGGCCTGATGGCGATCCGCGAGGAATTCGCCGCCAGCCAGCCCCTCAAGGGTGCGCGCATCACCGGCTCGCTGCACATGACGATCCAGACCGCGGTGCTGATCGAGACGCTGACCGCGCTCGGCGCCGAAGTCCGTTGGGCCTCGTGCAACATCTTCTCGACGCAGGACCACGCCGCCGCCGCGATCGCCGCGCAGGGCATCCCGGTCTTCGCGGTGAAGGGCGAATCGCTGGCCGACTACTGGGACTACACCCACCGCATCTTCGAATGGCCGGCCAACGGAAATGAGGGCATCTATTCGAATATGATCCTCGACGACGGCGGCGACGCGACGCTGCTGCTGCACCTGGGCGCGAAGGCCGAGCAGGACATCTCGGTGCTGGCGAAGCCCGGTTCAGAAGAGGAAACGATCCTCTTCGCCGCGATCCGCGCCAAGCTCGCGACCGACCCGACCTGGTATTCGACCCGCCTCGGGCAGATCAAGGGCGTCACCGAGGAAACCACCACCGGCGTGCATCGCCTGTACCAGATGCATGCGCGCGGCGACCTGAAGTTCCCGGCGATCAACGTCAACGATTCGGTCACCAAGAGCAAGTTCGACAACCTCTACGGCTGCCGCGAGTCGCTCGTCGACGGCATCAAGCGCGCCACCGACGTGATGATCGCCGGCAAGGTCGCGGTCGTCTGCGGCTACGGCGACGTGGGCAAGGGTTCGGCGCAGGCGCTACGTGCGCTGTCCGCCCAGGTGTGGGTCACCGAGATCGACCCGATCTGCGCACTGCAGGCGGCGATGGAAGGCTACCGCGTCGTGACGATGGAATACGCCGCCGCACATGCCGACATCTTCGTCACGACCACCGGCAACTTCCACGTCATCACGCACGATCACATGGTCAAGATGAAGGACCAGGCGATCGTCTGCAACATCGGCCACTTCGACAACGAGATCGACGTCGCGTCGCTCGAGAAGTACCAGTGGGAAGAGATCAAGCCGCAGGTCGACCACGTGATCTTCCCGGACGGCAAACGGATCATCCTGCTCGCCAAGGGCCGCCTCGTGAACCTCGGCTGCGCGACCGGCCACCCGAGCTACGTGATGTCGTCCTCGTTCGCGAACCAGACGATCGCGCAGATCGAGCTCTTCACGCGCACCGCGGATTATCCGGTCGGCGTCTACACACTGCCCAAGCATCTCGACGAGAAAGTCGCGCGCCTGCAGCTGCGGAAGCTCAACGTGCAGCTCACCGAGCTCACCGACCAGCAGGCGGCCTACATCGGCGTGCCGAAGGAAGGCCCGTACAAGTCGGCGCACTACCGCTACTGA
- a CDS encoding cold-shock protein, with translation MANGTVKWFNDSKGFGFITPENGGDDLFAHFSAIQGSGFKTLAEGQRVTFDVTTGPKGQQASNIRAAD, from the coding sequence ATGGCAAACGGTACCGTTAAGTGGTTCAATGACTCCAAGGGCTTCGGCTTCATCACCCCGGAAAATGGCGGCGACGATCTGTTCGCGCACTTTTCGGCCATTCAGGGCTCCGGCTTCAAGACGCTGGCTGAAGGCCAGCGCGTCACCTTCGATGTGACCACCGGCCCGAAGGGTCAGCAAGCATCCAACATCCGCGCTGCTGACTAA
- the infA gene encoding translation initiation factor IF-1: MAKEDLIEMSGVVDEVLPDARFRVTLDNGHCLIAYSAGKMRKHHIRILCGDKVSLELSPYDLSKGRITFRHLETRGPAGPQVRRRR, from the coding sequence ATCGCCAAGGAAGATCTCATCGAAATGAGCGGTGTCGTGGATGAAGTCCTGCCCGACGCTCGATTCCGCGTGACCCTCGACAATGGTCACTGTCTCATCGCCTATTCCGCAGGCAAGATGCGCAAGCATCACATCCGTATTCTGTGCGGCGACAAGGTCTCGCTCGAACTTTCCCCTTACGACCTGAGCAAGGGTCGTATCACTTTCCGTCATCTCGAAACCCGCGGACCCGCGGGACCGCAGGTCCGACGGCGTCGTTGA
- a CDS encoding DUF2242 domain-containing protein, protein MFHLARRAPALLLGGLLLTGCSHAPAPAYRAETFKAESPFVTWSQRDPAAACEVGRRALLSQGYQVDSTNPTRIRGDKHFLPQPSYSMTLGITLECLPSNLGTAMYANALQTRYELKSAATSAGVGVAGIGSISLPWTADKEAMVKTGEETIADPDFYHRLFALIESMLGE, encoded by the coding sequence ATGTTTCATCTTGCGCGCCGCGCCCCTGCCCTGCTGCTCGGCGGACTGCTGCTGACCGGCTGCTCCCACGCCCCGGCCCCCGCCTACCGCGCCGAAACCTTCAAGGCGGAATCGCCCTTCGTCACATGGAGCCAGCGAGATCCAGCGGCCGCGTGCGAAGTCGGCCGGCGCGCGCTGCTCTCGCAGGGCTACCAGGTCGACAGCACCAATCCGACCCGCATCCGCGGCGACAAGCACTTCCTGCCGCAGCCGAGCTACAGCATGACCTTGGGGATCACGTTGGAGTGCCTGCCGAGCAATCTCGGGACCGCGATGTACGCGAACGCGCTGCAGACGCGCTATGAACTGAAGTCCGCCGCGACGAGCGCCGGCGTCGGCGTCGCCGGCATCGGTTCGATTTCGCTGCCGTGGACGGCAGACAAGGAAGCGATGGTCAAGACCGGCGAAGAGACGATCGCCGATCCGGACTTCTATCACCGCCTCTTTGCGTTGATCGAATCGATGCTGGGCGAGTGA
- a CDS encoding cytochrome P460 family protein — protein MTKKVLILAASLAAFSGCSLAADPAPNGIVLPEGFRQWQVLSVHHRSDNTTLRVVLGNEAAQQAVREGKTNPWPDGVVLGKMVWKGVQHDRWATATEPGGFVHAEFMTKDAAKYAATGGWGYARWVGKELKPYGKDENFVQECLGCHTPLKDRDYVFTHPATMP, from the coding sequence ATGACAAAAAAAGTCCTGATCCTTGCGGCGTCCCTCGCCGCGTTCTCCGGCTGCAGCTTAGCAGCCGACCCCGCTCCGAACGGCATCGTGCTGCCTGAAGGTTTTCGCCAATGGCAGGTGCTGTCGGTGCACCACCGTTCGGACAACACCACCTTGCGCGTCGTACTCGGCAACGAGGCGGCACAACAGGCCGTGCGCGAAGGCAAGACGAATCCGTGGCCGGATGGTGTCGTGCTCGGCAAGATGGTCTGGAAAGGCGTCCAGCACGACCGCTGGGCAACGGCGACCGAGCCGGGCGGCTTCGTCCACGCCGAGTTCATGACCAAGGATGCGGCGAAGTACGCCGCGACCGGCGGCTGGGGCTATGCCCGCTGGGTCGGGAAGGAGCTCAAGCCCTACGGCAAGGACGAGAATTTCGTGCAGGAGTGCCTGGGCTGCCACACGCCGCTGAAGGATCGCGACTACGTCTTCACGCATCCGGCAACGATGCCCTGA
- the metK gene encoding methionine adenosyltransferase — translation MSKEFLFTSESVSEGHPDKVADQVSDGILDAILADDPAARVACETLVSTGLVVISGEITTHAHPNYKEIAQDVIRRIGYDNSEIGFDYKSCAILTAINRQSPDIAQGVNEGEGIDLDQGAGDQGLMFGYACNETPSLMPLPIYYAHRIMQRQAELRKDGRLNWLRPDAKSQLTVKYVDGKPVAIDTVVVSTQHSPDVSHAQLSELVIEEIVKPVLPKELMQGEVRYLINPTGRFVIGGPHGDCGLTGRKIIVDTYGGAAHHGGGAFSGKDPSKVDRSAAYAGRWVAKNIVAAGLADRCEVQVAYAIGVAKPVSMMVETFGTGTIADEKIVELVQRHFDLRPKAIIQELNLLRPIYSKTAAYGHFGRDEPEFTWENTDKAAALRADAGL, via the coding sequence GTGAGCAAGGAATTCCTCTTCACCTCGGAATCGGTCTCGGAAGGCCATCCCGACAAGGTCGCGGACCAAGTGTCCGACGGCATCCTCGACGCGATTCTCGCGGACGATCCCGCGGCACGCGTCGCATGCGAGACCCTCGTGTCGACGGGCCTCGTCGTGATCTCCGGCGAAATCACGACCCACGCCCACCCGAACTACAAGGAAATCGCGCAGGACGTCATCCGCCGCATCGGCTATGACAACTCCGAGATCGGCTTCGACTACAAGTCGTGCGCGATCCTGACGGCGATCAACCGCCAGTCGCCCGACATCGCCCAGGGCGTCAATGAAGGCGAAGGCATCGACCTCGACCAGGGCGCCGGCGACCAGGGCCTGATGTTCGGCTACGCGTGCAACGAGACGCCGTCGCTGATGCCGCTACCGATCTACTACGCCCACCGCATCATGCAGCGCCAGGCCGAGCTGCGTAAGGACGGCCGCCTGAACTGGCTGCGCCCGGATGCGAAGAGCCAGCTCACCGTGAAGTATGTCGACGGCAAGCCGGTCGCGATCGACACCGTCGTCGTGTCGACCCAGCACAGCCCGGATGTCTCGCACGCGCAGCTCTCCGAACTGGTGATCGAGGAGATCGTCAAGCCGGTGCTGCCCAAGGAGCTGATGCAGGGCGAAGTGCGCTACCTGATCAACCCGACCGGCCGCTTCGTCATCGGCGGCCCGCACGGCGACTGCGGCCTCACCGGCCGCAAGATCATTGTCGACACTTACGGCGGCGCGGCCCACCACGGCGGCGGCGCATTCTCCGGCAAGGATCCGTCGAAGGTCGACCGTTCGGCCGCCTACGCCGGTCGCTGGGTCGCGAAGAACATCGTCGCGGCCGGCCTCGCCGACCGTTGCGAAGTGCAGGTCGCCTACGCGATCGGCGTCGCGAAGCCCGTGTCGATGATGGTCGAGACCTTCGGCACCGGCACGATCGCCGACGAGAAGATCGTCGAGCTGGTCCAGCGCCACTTCGACCTGCGTCCGAAGGCGATCATCCAGGAGCTCAACCTGCTGCGCCCGATCTACAGCAAGACCGCCGCCTACGGCCACTTCGGCCGCGACGAGCCGGAATTCACCTGGGAAAACACCGACAAGGCCGCCGCGCTGCGCGCCGACGCCGGGCTGTAA
- a CDS encoding lysophospholipid acyltransferase family protein, which produces MTVDFLFRVLSRFSLAWLHRLGGVAGWLTWRFSPTYARRLEENLTRALGRKDPAILRAAIREAGRQALELPYVWLRPQDEVLSRIVRVEGAELLVQARADGASVLLLTPHLGCFEMCAQYCSTHGPITVLFREPRKAALGPLMEAGRKRGNINVAPADVSGVRRLVKALRGGEMVGMLPDQAPGQGEGVWAPFFGKLAWTMTLAARLSEVKGVRVIMLWTERLPRGEGYVLRLSEPAEPITGSLEERCVAINREIERLILACPQQYLWGYNRYKRPSGVEPPPAEGGAQ; this is translated from the coding sequence GTGACCGTCGATTTTCTCTTCCGTGTTCTGTCCCGCTTTTCGCTCGCCTGGCTGCACCGCCTGGGCGGCGTTGCCGGCTGGCTGACCTGGCGCTTCTCGCCAACCTATGCCCGCCGTCTCGAGGAAAACCTGACCCGTGCGCTGGGCCGCAAGGATCCCGCGATCCTGCGCGCCGCGATCCGCGAAGCCGGCCGCCAAGCCCTCGAATTGCCTTACGTGTGGCTGCGTCCGCAGGACGAGGTGCTGTCGCGCATCGTCCGCGTCGAAGGCGCCGAGCTGCTCGTGCAGGCGCGTGCGGACGGCGCCAGCGTGCTGCTGCTGACGCCGCATCTAGGCTGCTTCGAGATGTGCGCCCAGTACTGTTCGACGCATGGCCCGATCACGGTGCTGTTCCGTGAGCCGCGCAAGGCGGCGCTGGGGCCCCTGATGGAGGCGGGGCGCAAGCGCGGCAACATCAATGTGGCGCCGGCCGACGTCTCGGGCGTGCGCCGTCTCGTGAAGGCGCTGCGCGGCGGCGAGATGGTCGGCATGCTGCCGGACCAGGCCCCGGGGCAGGGCGAGGGCGTGTGGGCGCCGTTCTTCGGCAAGCTCGCGTGGACGATGACGCTCGCCGCGCGCCTGTCGGAAGTGAAGGGCGTGCGCGTGATCATGCTGTGGACCGAGCGCCTGCCGCGCGGCGAAGGCTACGTGCTGCGCCTGTCGGAGCCGGCCGAGCCGATCACCGGTTCGCTGGAGGAACGCTGCGTGGCGATCAACCGCGAGATCGAGCGCCTGATCCTCGCGTGCCCGCAGCAGTACCTGTGGGGCTACAACCGCTACAAGCGTCCCTCCGGCGTCGAGCCGCCGCCGGCCGAGGGGGGCGCGCAATGA